The following is a genomic window from Paenibacillus sp. FSL R5-0766.
GTTCATTAGTGTCTCAGGTACAAAGCGGCCTCCGAAGTGACCGAAACGCCCGTGTTGATCCGGCAATTGATGTGTCATGCCTGCTTCACCCTTTCTACGAATGCTGTAATCTTGGCAATATCCTTCACACCTTCAGTCTCCACGCCGCTGGATACATCGACGCCGAAAGGTGCATATGTCTGTATTAGTTGTTGTACATTGTCCGGCTGCAAACCTCCTGCAACGAACAGAGCAATTTCGCGACTTTTTGCCCATTCAGCATAGGCAGGGATTCGCTCCCAGGCAAACGTTTTGCCGGAGCCCCCTCCATATAGAGGATCATGGGTATCGAGCAATATCGCATCCACGAATTTATCATAAGTATCAAGAGCCCTTATTGCTGCATCATCAGCTTCCGGTCCCGTTTCATCTTTGGGAAAAGAGAAAACTTTGAACACTTTGGCATTCCACCGCTGCTTCACCTGCTGGCAAAATTCCGCAGTCTCCTGTCCATGCAGTTGAATAACATCCAGCTGAGCAATGTCCATAATGTGTTCCAGTTCTTCGAGCGTAGGATTCACAAATACACCCGCAAGCTTCGGCCGATCATAAGTAGACCATTCGAACAACACCGTTCTTAATGCAGCAGCCTGCTCGGGTTCGATTCGGCGGCGTGATTTGGCAAAAACAACACCAATGTAATCCACAGGCAAGTTTATCATCGATTTTAGCACTTCAACGTCCTGAAGTCCACATATTTTTACGGCCGCTGGCAGCGGGTTTCTCAGTTCTGACATACTTTCGCCTGTGCCATCGTGTATGGAAGTATTCATCATTTGGGTCCCATCAGATCATATACAGCCGCCTCGACATCATCCTTGCGCATGAGATGCTCACCTACGAGAATACCATGAACACCGGCCTGGATCAGAGGTACTGTTGATTCTGGTCCGTCAATACCACTTTCGCTAATCAAGGTAACGCCACTTGGAATCAATTCCATCAAATCCAGTGTTGTGTTCAGACTGGTTTCGAATGTTTTCAAATTACGATTGTTGATGCCCACAAGTGTTGCCTGCGGAATC
Proteins encoded in this region:
- a CDS encoding phosphoribosylanthranilate isomerase, whose protein sequence is MSELRNPLPAAVKICGLQDVEVLKSMINLPVDYIGVVFAKSRRRIEPEQAAALRTVLFEWSTYDRPKLAGVFVNPTLEELEHIMDIAQLDVIQLHGQETAEFCQQVKQRWNAKVFKVFSFPKDETGPEADDAAIRALDTYDKFVDAILLDTHDPLYGGGSGKTFAWERIPAYAEWAKSREIALFVAGGLQPDNVQQLIQTYAPFGVDVSSGVETEGVKDIAKITAFVERVKQA